Proteins found in one Candidatus Hadarchaeales archaeon genomic segment:
- a CDS encoding polysaccharide deacetylase family protein, with translation MPSEAVFSVDVEQDAPPYLKTWRGIEEGLPRLLKMLDELGIRATFFVTGECCERFPDKIAEIARNHEVGCHGYLHERLDLLPFDEQFRRLKLATEIIEKTIEKRPVGFRSPNFRCNKHTYRALVKLGYFYDSSVPVYGLGQRPETSGLIEIMNTMPSSILRLPSVVSLSIVQLGLRVFRPLVLDFHPWELVEMKNVRWDCRFATGKVAEARLRKVLTNMLRIGVKFRTMEEVAKELRNRNIYK, from the coding sequence TTGCCAAGTGAAGCGGTTTTTTCCGTGGATGTTGAGCAGGACGCTCCGCCCTATCTGAAAACTTGGAGAGGGATTGAGGAAGGACTACCGAGACTTCTAAAGATGTTGGACGAATTGGGCATACGTGCAACTTTTTTCGTGACCGGCGAATGTTGTGAGCGATTTCCGGATAAAATCGCGGAAATTGCCAGAAATCATGAGGTGGGGTGTCACGGATACCTCCACGAAAGGCTTGATCTGTTACCCTTCGATGAACAGTTCAGGAGATTGAAACTCGCAACAGAGATAATCGAGAAGACGATCGAGAAAAGACCCGTCGGGTTTAGGAGCCCGAATTTCAGATGCAACAAACATACTTATCGGGCTCTTGTGAAGCTCGGATATTTCTACGATTCTTCTGTTCCCGTGTATGGGCTGGGGCAACGGCCAGAAACGTCGGGCCTGATCGAGATAATGAACACTATGCCTTCGAGCATTCTCCGATTACCCTCAGTAGTTTCTTTGTCTATAGTTCAGCTCGGTCTGAGAGTTTTCAGACCGCTTGTTTTGGATTTTCACCCATGGGAGCTCGTGGAGATGAAAAATGTTAGATGGGATTGTCGTTTCGCAACAGGCAAAGTCGCTGAGGCACGTTTGAGGAAGGTGCTCACCAATATGCTACGTATAGGTGTAAAGTTTCGAACAATGGAGGAAGTTGCAAAAGAATTGCGCAATCGTAATATTTATAAGTAA